From Paenibacillus graminis:
ATCAAAGTCTGGTGGACACGAATGTCAACCTGATCACTGCACCGGAAATCAAAGCAACCGACCTGGTGATCGGCTACAAGAATAAAGCGACCGATGGAACCGGACTCTACTATGTCTTCCTGAACGGCGACAATGCTGCTAGAACTTTGACCCTTTCCGAGGATTTAACCGGAGGCCAGGTGCTTGTGGACAATGATCAAGCCGGAGTGACGGCGATTCCTGTGGACAGCCTGAGCGGCTTCACGCTGACGTCAAATTCAATTACCCTGGACCCGCTTACTGCTGTGGTTATCCGCAAGGATGCCGCCGCCGCTGTTTTGGCTTCTCTGGGGACGGACAGCACAGGATATGCGCTGCAGACCGGCGGTACACATCAGACAGCTGTAACAGCCAAATACGATGACGGCAGCGCAAGAACGGTTACGAATGCAGCAGCCTATATCTCCAGTAACCCGGCGATTGCCACGGTAACAAGCAAAGGAATGGTCAAGGCCGTTAAGCCGGGAACAGCCACAATTACAATCACTTTTGGCGGACTCTCTGCCAAGGTGAATGTAGAAGTGACCAAAGAGCCGGTAGACACCAAACGGTATGTGCAAATTACCTATGTCCGAGACGACAAGGATTACAATGACTGGAATCTCTGGGTGTGGAATACGGGCGTGAAAAACGATCAGATCGATTTCACCACCTTCAAGGATGGCAAGGCCAGTGTGCTGATAGAGGTGGCACCGAATGCGACGAGTGTCGGTTTTGTCCTCCGCAAGGGTACGGACTGGAATACCGGCAAGCAGGATTATCCGGATGACCGGGTCATTCCGCTGGCGGCGGGCGAAGCTTTTACCAAAGTGATTGTAACCAGCATGGTAAAAGAGCTTGATATCAAGCCTGCGATTGGCGGTCCGGTGATGAGGGACGGAACGATCACGTTCCGGTACAGGGATGATGCGCTGTTCCGCACAGGTCATCAGGAAGCCATCAGCGGGGTTAAGGTTAAGGTGAACGGCAAAGAGTATCCGATGGCTTATGAGGCAGCGGAGGAATGGTTCAGCTATAAGCTGAAGGATGTGCAGGAAGGGACGTACAAATATAGTTTTGTTGTAACCAAAGACGGAGTGACCGAAGAGCTGACTGACCCGAAAAACACCGTGAACGGTGAATCCGTTGTCGTCTATCATATCCCGGAAGTTACGATTACTGCAGCAGTTCAGCCGGAGGCCATCGCCTCCAATGAGAATGCAGTGGTTACGGTAAAAGCCGCTTCCGAGGAAAAAGTATCTTACGTGGATGGTTATATGGATCTGTCCGCCCTTGGCGGACCGGAAGCAGTGAAGCTGGATACAGAGCTCATGCAGCAGACGGTTGCAGTGAAGAACAGCGTGCCGGCAGGAATAAAAAGCATTCCAATTACTCTGCTGGATGAATATGGAAATACGCACAAAGGGACTGCACGGGTTGAAGTGAAGGCGAGAACGTATACGGGCGGCCCGCTTGATTTTGATTGGGATGAAGCGCGGATCTACTTCGCTCTTACGGACCGGTTCAAGGATGGGGATGCTGCGAACAATGCGGACGTTGATACAACCCACCTGGAAGCCTATCACGGCGGGGATTTCCGCGGGATGATCGACAGTCTCGATTATCTTCAGAAGCTGGGGATCAATACCCTGTGGATTAGCCCGGTTGTGGACAATATCGATTTCAACAAAGGTGCCGGTTTCGGCGGTACGCAGTATGGCTACCATGGCTATTGGGCCAAGGATTTCACTCAGCTGGATGAGCATCTGGGCGACATGGCAACCTTCAAAGAGCTGATTGAGAAAGCCCATGACAAAGGCATCAAGATTATGGTGGATGTTGTGCTGAATCATGCCGGCTACGGCCTGAAGGCAGAAGACAATTATCCGGGTGTTTCGGCTGAGGATAAGGCGCGTTTTGTCGGTATGCTCCGCGAGGATGGCGTATCCGCTGATACGGACCCGATCAAGGGTGAGCTGGCAGGCCTGCCCGATTTCAAAACCGAAGATCCGGCGGTCCGCAAGACCCTTATCGACTGGCAAACCGGCTGGCTCGACAACGCACGGACGGAGCGCGGAGACACGATTGACTATTTCCGTGTGGACACCGTGAAGCATGTGGACAGCACCACCTGGAAAGCGTTCAAAAATGCGCTGACCGCCATTGATCCAGCCTTCAAGCTGACGGGGGAATATTTTGGCGGCACGCTGGACAATGACGGCGGCAACCTGCACTCCGGCCAGATGGACGGTCTGCTGGATTTCGGCTTCAAGAACGCCGCGAAGGATTTTACAGACGGCAAAATCTCGGTTGTGGATACGTATCTGCAACACCGGGAAGCCCAGATGGACAACACCGGGATGATGGCTCAGTTCCTGAGCAGCCACGACGAGAACGGCTTCCTGTCTAATTATGTGGATGGAGACAAGGACAAGCTGAAGATTGCTGCCGCCTTGCAAATTACGGCAAAGGGACAGCCGGTTATTTACTACGGGGAAGAGCTGGGACGTTCCGGTGCCAATTCCGGGGACTTGTCCAAAGGAGAGTTCAGCGAGAACCGCGGGGATATGCCATGGGATCAGCTGGGTGCAGAACAGGGGCTTCACGATCACTATCAGAAGCTGCTGAATATCCGCGCCAAGTACTCCCAAATATATTCCAAAGGTATCCGTACCAAGCTGGCAGGCTCCGATGAGCTGGGATATCTGGCTTTTGACAAGCAGTATGACGGAGCAAATATTGTGACCGCTATCAATACAAAGGCTGAGGCGGTATCGGTAAGCCTTCCGGTCCCTTTTGCCGCACAGGCTGTGGTTGTGGATGAATACAGCGGCAAAACCTATACGGTATCAGGGGATCAGAAAGTGACAGTTGAACTGCCGGGCAGGGGTGACGGGGGAACGGTTATACTGGCCGTTGTTCCTAAAGTGACGCCTACGCCGGCCCCGACGCCATCGCCAACACCAACGCCGGAACCTGCGGGCGGGTCCGGTTCGAATCCGGTGATTGTGGCAACAGCTGCCCCTGCTGCTGATACGCAGCTTATCAGCGGGGACAGTCTGAAGAACGGCAAGGATGGCAAAGTCACAGTGGAACTCGCTTCTGGCAAGCAAGCGGTGCTCCTTCCGCTTCAGGCCGCGGCCATGCTGGGGACAAATGATCTGGTGCTCACTATGCGGGGTCTATCCATAACGCTGCCTGCCCAGGTTCTGCGCACCATTCAGGGAACCTTAACTGGAGCAGATGCAGAAGGTGCGCAGATTCTATTGGGCGCAGTACCGCTTACAAGCAATGCGGCGAGCGCGCTGCTTGCGGGTATTAGCAAGGACAACATGTCGGCAGCTGCGGCATCGGACCTCTATGAGTTTAGACTTGAAATTATCCGCAAGGACGGTAAGAAGATCCCCGTGACCTCGTTCGCAGAACCGGTCAAGCTGGCCTTCCAGCTTAAAGGGAACCCCGACAAGGAACTGCTTGGTGTCTACTATTTGGAGGACAACAGTTCACTACAGTATGTTGGGGGATCGCAGCAAGGGGATGTCATTACAGCCGGGGTAACACATTTCAGCAAATATGCAGCGCTTGTAATCAATAAAGTCTACTCAGATGTTCCGGCTGCCTATTGGGCAGAATCAGCGATTAAGTCACTTAGCGCGAAGCAGGTGATTACAGGTGTTACGGCATCCGAGTTCAAGCCCGGGAACCCTGTCACCCGTGCGGAATTCACCTCACTCCTTATGCGTTCGCTTAGCCTTCAGGCCCAAGGGCAGGCCGCATTGAAGGATGTGAAAGAGGAAGAACAGAGTGGATTCACGGATGTGAGGGCAGATGCCTGGTATGCTTCCTATGTGTCGGCTGCAGTCCGTCAGGGGATTGTGGCTGGACGCACCAGGGACTTGTTCGTTCCGGATGCAGTGATCAGCCGTAAGGAAATGGCCGTCATGATCATCCGGGCGCTGGAGATGAAGCAAGGCAAGAAGCTTGACCCGGTCAATGGCGGATTGCGGTTTGCCGATGCTTCCAGCATCAGCTCGTGGGCTGCACCATATGTGAGTGCCGCAGCAGAGCAGGGACTTCTGCAGGGCAGAGCAGGCAACAAGTTCGCACCGGAAGCTTGGATGACCCGGGCCGAAGCTGCCCAGGTAATATATAGATTGCTTGGGAAGTAGGTCGTTCGGGAGGCCTCAAGAGCTGAGGAAATCAACAGGAGTACAGCAGCAGTGGATCAACAGGAGAAAGCAGCAAGTGGATCAGTAGAGTAATATAGCAAAGTACAGCAACAGGAGTGGGTTAGCAAAGTAATATAGCAAAGTACAGCAACAGGAGTGGATTAGCAAAGTAAATAAAGACTACCCAAAGGGCACTCTTCCCAGTGAAGAGTGCCCTTTGGGTGTTGGAAGATAAGTCCCTTCATCTTGAAACCTCAGAAGTTAAGTGGAAAAAGTAAAACTAATTGGCCGAGAACCCCGCCGCAACAAGGTTTAGTGGGAATTTGCCCACTTCATTCAAGACATTTCACCTCATTTGGCTGGTTATGGCCGAATTAGTGGTACTTTTTCCCGCTAATGGTGCTCCAGGAGCCGGTCAGGCCGAAAATAGTGATACTTTTTCCCGCTAATGTTCTCCAGAGCCGCCAGGTGAGATTAGTGGTCCTTATTACTGCGGATATCACGAAATTCAGCGGATAAGGTGGAGGTCCATGGGAGGCGCTATCGTACTATGGCGTTAAGGCGTTATCGTGGTTATGGAGCAAGGGCGAGCCGTCGGCAGCATAGCAGTAAAGGCGAAGATAAGCGAAGACAGGCCTGCGGGTTGCCGCAAGGCTGTTCCGGTTCCTTTTTTAATACATACGGAATATTCCATAGTCTTACCGATGAATTGCAGTGAATCAGCGCCGAGTTATGGGGATTTAAGCCGCTTGCAGGAGGATCGCTCCATAAAAAGGGTATCGATTTTAATTTTTGCGCTCACGGCTGAGCTAGTGTGAAAAGGTGAAGTCAAGAGGTCAACGGCCCATTGCGCCATTTGCTGTTTTTCTACGTGAACGGTGGTCAGCTCCGGCGTCTGAATGAGAGATTCGTTGATATTATCGAATCCGACGGCCGATACATCCTCTGGAAATGAGAAGCCTAGTTCAGCGAGTGCCCTCATGGTGCTGATGGCTATATAATCACATCCACAGAAGAAAGCGGTAGGAAACGGCTGTCCATTATCCATTAATTTGTGCAATTTTTCCCTTAAGGGTAACTGGGAAGAGAACAGGGTTGGAGGCACAGCCAGAATGTTGCTTTTGGAAATCTCCAAATGATGCTCAGCCAACGCAGACAAAACCCCCCGCTTGCGCTCATCGAAGTTGTGAATCCGTTGTCTGCAATCTCATTTCATACATTGTCTGAACACGGGCGAGGAATTTCAGACGAGCGGAGAAGACAACTTAAAAACGCTGGAGCTTGTATTTGAAACTTACAGGAACGCAAAAGAACATAGGGTCATTCATTTTTGACAGCCGATAGACACACTGCCCTGAAATCATATGGCTTGGTGGATATCGACACAATGATGGACTTCCGGGCAAGGTCGTATATGCAGATCAAAAAAGAACCTGATAAGAGCTCATCAGGTTCTGGTTTTTTTTGAATTTAAAAGCGGGACAAGTCAGATTGGTTACTCTTATAGCTGTCTTGTGCTGTTACAGCAACGCTTTGAGCACCGCATAGCCGTATGCGGGCAGCTTGATCGACAGTTTGCTGCGTTCGGCGCGCACGGTGTCGCCGGTAAACAGGTTCTCCCAGTTGCGGTCTTCTACATCAAGGGAGAAGGTTTGCGCCGTTTCCTCTGTGTTGACAAGCACCAGGATGATATTATCGCCCAGACGGCGTTCGTAGGCGAGCTTGCTTCCCTGCGGTCCGGCTTCCAGGAAGGTAAAGGTGCCAGTGCGGAGCGCAGGATGGCTGCTGCGGATTTCAATCAGCTTGCGGTAATAGCTGAACAGGTCCAGATCCTGATTTTCCGGGTTCCATTCCATGCATTTGCGGCAGCCCGGATCGCCTTCGCCGTCCATGCCGATTTCGTCACCGTAATAAATGCAAGGTGTGCCCATGAAGGTGAACTGGAACAATGCGGCAAGCTTTTGCTTATTTTTGTCCCCTTCAGCCAGAGTCAAAAGACGCGGCGTATCATGGCTGTCCAGCAGGTTGAAGGCTACTTCGCTGGCTTGCAGCGGGTAGCGGGAGAGCTGTTTGCCAATAGCGTTGGCGAAGCCTTCGGCATCCAGTGTGCCATAGATAAAAAAGTCGAGCACGGCATCGGTGAAGGGATAATTCATGACCGCATCGAATTTGTCGCCTTCCAGCCAAGGTGATGATTCATGCCAGATTTCGCCCAGAATATAGGCATCCGGATTCGCACGCTTGACAACCTTGCGGAAATCACGCCAGAACTCAAGATCTACCTCGTTGGCAACATCGAGCCGCCAGCCGTCAATGCCTACCTCGGTGATCCAGTATTCTGCAACCTTCAGTAAATATTCTTTTACAGCGGAATTCTCGGTGTTCAGCTTCGGCATTAAGGGCTCGAAGGCAAAAGCATCATAAGTCGGAATATTATCCACTACCTGCAGCGGAAACTCACGGACATGGAACCAGTCTTTGAAGGGGGAAGCTTCACCCTTTTCGAGTACATCCACAAATGGGGCAAAGGTCCGGCCCGAATGGTTGAACACTGCATCCAGCAGCACGCGGATTCCGCGTTCATGGCAGGCGGCGACCAGCTTTTTCAGCGTCTCTACATCACCAAAATGAGGATCGACCGACATATAGTCTTCCGTATCGTATTTGTGGTTGGTGGTCGCGGTGAAGATCGGGGTGAAGTAGATGCCGGTAATGCCGAGCTCGCTCAAATGATCCAGATGGTCAATGACCCCTTGCAGGTCGCCGCCGAAAAAGTTCTCCGGTGTAGGCGTTCCGCCCCAAGGCTGCACATCGGCCGGATTCCGGCCGGGATCGCCATTTGCAAACCGCTCAGGGAAAATTTGATAAAAGACAGCGTCCTTCACCCAAGCGGGTGGAGTAAAAACATCACCACGGTTTATGTACGGGAATTCAAACAGCCGGTTGGGATTCGCCGGACGCTCAGTCACAAACTCACTTTCCGTCATCCAAATGCGTTCATGCCCTTTTTGCAGCAGAAATCCATATTTCAGGCGCCGGTACGGGGGCACCGAAGAGCATTCCCAATAATCGAACATAGCATCCGAGGTGAAAAGCGTCATCGGAATCAGCTCTTTGGTAGCATCCCAGGCATATTTGTCTCCGGCCCAGGCGAAAACCTCGGTTAAATCCCCTTTTTTGGCGCGCAGGCGCAGATGAATCGTCTCGTGATCATAGGCATAAGACCAGTTTAACCGCGGGCGATGATAGACAGCTTCCAGTAACATTAAATAATTCCTCCTAAAAGTTTTGTGAGCGTACACATCCTCGGCCTGCTGCGTGCAAAACTCGCTTCGGAAGCATACGCTTAAGTTTTGTGAGCATAAGCAGCCAGAACAGGACTGAACAAACGGACTTCGGCAGCATTGGCGGCAGAGGCGGATGTGCCTTGTTGCACAATTAATGTGCCTTAGTTGCACTGATGGGCGCATTCTCTATCCGCAACAAAAAAAGGCACAACTGACAACGGTAGCTTGTCCGAGGTTGTACCTTTTTGAAGTTACATTGCCTTTTAGTTGTTTGCGGTGATGTCTGTGCAGCAGATGAGGCTGCTTATAATGTTTTGGATTATAGCATGGAATAATTAGGGGTTCAATACTTTAGTTCAAACCATTGCACAAAATTTTAGGAGACGGAAAACCGGTTTTTCTACAGGATAAATAACCAATAAAATCTAATAATATCCATTAAAATGAAATAAAAGGATAATAAGAAAGCTTACTCCAGATTTGTGGGAATGATTCGTTGTAAACCAGTAAGAATAGGAGCTTTCTTTTGAAAAAGGGAGGAAAACCGGTTTCCCTTCAGAAAATTGGGCAAATATGATTGAATACACTATGTGCAAACGTTTTTACAATTAAGATTACTGTTGTATTATGAAATAGAGGAATGAAGCGCTTTCTGGAACTTGCCGAAGCGTATTATAGACGGGGAACAAATAAATACATACATTTTTTTTGAAACCCCTGAAATCGTTTGCGCAAGATCTGAAGCAACATCGTAAGCGCAAAGCAAGATACACAAATTAGGAGGGGTTAAGTCAATGGAATTGAAAAAGCTTATGGTTCTCACCGCAGCATTCTCTATGGCAGCGTCCATTACAGCGTGCAGCTCTAACAACAACGGCAATAATGGGAAAAATGCTTCGGCAACCACAGCACCGGCAGATAATGCAACAGCAACTAATGCTGCGAACAGCGGCAACGCTTCGGCAGCAGGCGACATTAAACCGGAAGAGGGCGCATCGCTGCTCGTATGGGAGAGTAAAGAAGAGAGACCGTTTGCCGAGGAAATGGCCAAACAATTTACAGCTAAATATAACGTTCCAGTGAAAATTGAAGAGGTGGCACCGCCGGATCAGGTAGGCAAACTTACGCAGGATGGCCCATCCGGCCTGGCAGCAGATGTTGTGCTGATCCCGCATGACAATCTGGGCAAAGCCGTAAGCGCGAGCCTGCTGCTTCCAAACGATATTTTTGCCGAGCAGACTAAAGCTAACAACACGGAGGCTTCCATCGTAGGCTCCTCCTACGACGGCGAGCTGTACGGGTACCCAAGAGCGGCCGAAACCTATGCCCTCTACTACAATAAATCACTGGTCAAGGAAGCGCCTAAAACCTTTGATGACGTAATTACCTTCGGCAAAACGTTCACAGACAAAGCCAAAAACAAATACGGAATTATGTGGGAAGTCGGCAACATGTACTTTGGTTATCCCTTCATCGCCACTACGGGCGGCTATCTGTTCGGCAAAGACGGCACAGACAAAGACGATATCGGCCTGAACAATGAGGGTGCGATTGAAGGGCTGAAAACTTACGCCAAATTGAAAGAAATACTGCCAATCAAGAGCGGTGATATCAATGCGGACATTAAGCGCAGCTTGTTCAGCTCGGGCGATGTTGCCATGGATATGACAGGTCCTTGGGAGCTTGCAGCCTACAAGCAAGCGCTTGGCGATAATCTGGGGGTCACTCCAGTGCCTACGATTGACGGCAAAACAGCCATTACGTTCTCCGGCATCAAGATATTCGGTGTCAATGCCTACACGCAATATCCGAATGCAGCAAAACTGTATGCTGAATTTGCTTCAAGTAAGGAGTCCCAGCTTGAGCTCAATAAACTGGTTGGTTCAATTCCAACCAATAACGAAGCACTGAAGGATCCGCAAATTACGGGCGATCCGTATATCTCGGTTTTTGCTGAGCAGGCCAAGAACTCTCAGCCAATGCCGTCCATCCCTGCAATGGGCAATGTATGGAGTCCTGTGAACGCAGCCCTTCCGGAAATCTGGGATAACAATGCAGATCCTAAAGCGGCTATGGACAAAGCAGTACAGCAAATCAAAGACCTCAATAACGGTGCAACTGCGAAGTAACAGCAGTTTGTCAACAGCAAAACAATAGCATACAGTGGAATTCACTCGCCCGCCGCTCCGGGTAGCGGCGGGCAGTTCCTGAATTCCGCGCGGAGAGGAGAACGGAAGGGAAATGCAGCGACACCGCAGCAGAGCCGCAATACTGTCGACCATCTTTATGGGATTGGGACAAATATATAACCGCCAATTCATTAAAGGGCTTATTTTTATAGCTGTAGAGGCTGGAGCTCTGGTCTATTTCATTGCTAATTTGGGTAGGGCCTTCTGGGGTATTACTTCACTGGGGGATACACCCAGCCATCTGGAGAAAGTAAAAGGGATCACCAAAATGGTGCCCGGAGATCATTCCATCGTTATTTTGATTCAAAGCTTGATTACCTTAATGTTTTTTGTATTATTCCTGATTGCCTGGTTTATGAATATTAGGGATGCCCATAAAACCGGAGAAGAACGCGAAACTGGTCGTCCTTCGAATACATTCAAACAGTCCGTACGCTACGTTTTGGATTATAAATTTGCCCAGAGCTTTTTGCTGCTTCCGGGAATCGGTATTTTGTTCTTCACAATCATGCCGATTATCTTTATGATCATGTTGGCCTTTACGAACTTTGCCGCACCCGACCACATCCCGCCGGCGAGGCTGGTGGACTGGGTAGGTTTTGAAACCTTCCGTAATCTGCTGGTCCTTAAATCTTGGAGCCATACCTTTTACGGGGTACTTACCTGGACGATCGTCTGGGCGGTTTTATCAACTATAACTACTTACTTCGGCGGGATGCTCGTTGCCCTGCTGATCAACCAAAAAGGTATCCGCTTCAAGGGTCTGTGGAGACTGATTCTAATTGTGCCGTATGCCATTCCGCAGATGATTTCACTGCTGCTGATGCGCAACCTGTTCAACGGGCAGTTTGGCCCGATCAACCAGTATCTCGGCTATTTCGGGCTGGGGGGTCTGCCTTGGCTGACCGATCCGTTCTGGGCCAAGGTTACCGTTATTATGGTTAACATGTGGGTAGGTATTCCGGTATCCATGCTGCTGATTATGGGTGTGCTGACTACAATCCCGCGTGATATGTACGAAGCAGCCGAAGTGGACGGGGCGACCAATTATCAAAAGTTCCGCATTGTTACACTTCCAATGATCTTGTTCTCTACTGCACCTACGCTGATTATGCAATTTGCCGGCAATATCAACAACTTTAATGCCATCTACCTTCTGACTCAGGGAAATCCGGTCAACGGGAATTACCAGTATGCCGGATCAACGGACTTGCTGGTAACATGGCTGTACAAGCTGACGCTGGATCAGAACAAAAATAATATGGCTTCCGCGATAGGCATTATACTCTTCATCATTGTAGCCGGGTTCTCCCTGTACAATTACCGCCGGACCAAGTCATTCAAAGAGGAGGACATGATTCAATGATCATCGGACGCAAGCTTGCGAACTTTTTTCGCCTCAGCTTTAGTTACATTATTCTGATTGGGCTCGCGGTTGCTGCGATCTATCCGGCGCTCTGGATATTGTTGTCATCCTTCCGGCCGGGTAAGTCATTGTACAGCAAGACGCTGATTCCTGAACATTTTACTCTGGACCACTATAAGGAACTGTTCACTTCACCGGTGTATATGTTCGGGACCTGGTATGCGAATACACTTAAGATCGCCGTATTTTCTATGCTGATCGGTGTGGTACTGACCCTGCTGACCAGTTACGCGCTATCCAGATTCCGCTTCAAAACCCGCAAGACTACCATGTCGGTACTGCTCATTCTCGGGATGTTCCCGGGCTTCATGAGTATGATTGCGATTTACCTGCTGCTCAATCAGTTCAATCTGCTGGATAAGCATCTGGCGCTGATTATCGTCTATGCGGCAGGAGCACCGCTTGGCGGCACATTGATCGCCAAAGGCTTCCTGGATACCATCCCGCGTTCACTGGATGAAGCGGCACGGATTGACGGAGCCAGCAACTTCGGGATCTTTGCCCGGATTATTCTTCCGCTCTCCCGGCCGATGATTACCTATATGGCGCTCACGCAATTTGTTGGCCCATGGGTGGATTTCATCTTTGCCAAGCTGATATTGCGGACCAAGGATAACTGGACGGTCGCTGTCGGGATGTGGGATATGGTCAATACCATGCAGAATTCCAATTTTACCTTGTTCGCAGCGGGGGCTGTGCTGATTTCCGTCCCAATTATGATTCT
This genomic window contains:
- a CDS encoding pullulanase, with translation MKWALWGKKAFSVSMIVVLVCSYFSFYPGSVVNAAASKVVLVGSLQSELSTEAEPAGDWDPAASVTEMTYVDNGLYRFTGILPAGVYEYKIALNGSWEESYGYGNYTNSAGVDKDGNIQISLAAETSVTFYYNDLTKKIADSTYYTPIEADKLPRLTGTLQTELGDAQDSSPADAKTTLSDPDLDGVYERSAELPAGEYAYRVYVPGDTPDTDMFYPGGEQKLNLPAHSKVTFTYNAQDHGVKATFTVPAAPGITVPVPEGQLRIHYSRTAGDYAGQGLWMWDDVAAPSANWPAGATPFPEGQTDAYGAYVDVPLKAGAKKVSFLIVNRSTEAKDGGNKLFTINTPQTNEVWVKEGSDTATPYEPVVLPADTVRVHYTRTDSNSGQYGLWLWDEVASAPVNWPGDAAPFLAEHTDAYGAYVDVPLKADAQKISFLVVNRSSGDKDGGDKTFKLLDRYNQLWIKQGDDHVYISPFGELPVSLVSAEILSTTKIMLTFTLTDGLDAAGLKSAITVTDKEGTPVPVTAAAIKSTTSVEVDTAAFALEKAPLSLAYAGKNVSASAGWRMIDEMYNYTGDDLGATYHPADQSATLKLWAPMASSVVANVYSKTNAAQQVGQVSLTLGDKGVWSAELKPSDLSKGAAADDVRGYYYQYEVTNNGVTKPVLDPYAKSMAVFTVDTTGAAGPDGDTVGKAAIVDLSGTNPPDFRAGDIPGYVKREDAVIYEVHVRDFTSDVSIESELGGERWGSYAAFAKKLDYLKSLGITHIQLMPVMAWYNGDETQMANRESGYSTQNNEYNWGYDPHNYFSPDGAYSEQPADPEERIKELKGLIDAVHKAGMGVILDVVYTHMAKKDFLDDIVPNYYAFQDVNGNFVGGFGNNLATSHKMAEKLMVDSVKYWFSEYKIDGMRWDMMGDATSDAVQAAYDAAEAIHPKALFIGEGWKTFAGDASDPALAGKGADQAWMDKTDSVGVFSDEFRNELKSGYGSEGEPRFITGGARSIATIFNNITARPSNIPADDPGDVVPYIEAHDNLTLHDVIAQTIKKDPSIPANELEIQKRIRLGNLLEMTSQGTAFIQAGQEYGRTKQWKGAGVPEQKYTELKDANGQSFGYFIHDSYDSSDAVNRFDWAKATDEVNYPVQNTTRAYTSGLIQLRKSTDAFRLGDQSLVDTNVNLITAPEIKATDLVIGYKNKATDGTGLYYVFLNGDNAARTLTLSEDLTGGQVLVDNDQAGVTAIPVDSLSGFTLTSNSITLDPLTAVVIRKDAAAAVLASLGTDSTGYALQTGGTHQTAVTAKYDDGSARTVTNAAAYISSNPAIATVTSKGMVKAVKPGTATITITFGGLSAKVNVEVTKEPVDTKRYVQITYVRDDKDYNDWNLWVWNTGVKNDQIDFTTFKDGKASVLIEVAPNATSVGFVLRKGTDWNTGKQDYPDDRVIPLAAGEAFTKVIVTSMVKELDIKPAIGGPVMRDGTITFRYRDDALFRTGHQEAISGVKVKVNGKEYPMAYEAAEEWFSYKLKDVQEGTYKYSFVVTKDGVTEELTDPKNTVNGESVVVYHIPEVTITAAVQPEAIASNENAVVTVKAASEEKVSYVDGYMDLSALGGPEAVKLDTELMQQTVAVKNSVPAGIKSIPITLLDEYGNTHKGTARVEVKARTYTGGPLDFDWDEARIYFALTDRFKDGDAANNADVDTTHLEAYHGGDFRGMIDSLDYLQKLGINTLWISPVVDNIDFNKGAGFGGTQYGYHGYWAKDFTQLDEHLGDMATFKELIEKAHDKGIKIMVDVVLNHAGYGLKAEDNYPGVSAEDKARFVGMLREDGVSADTDPIKGELAGLPDFKTEDPAVRKTLIDWQTGWLDNARTERGDTIDYFRVDTVKHVDSTTWKAFKNALTAIDPAFKLTGEYFGGTLDNDGGNLHSGQMDGLLDFGFKNAAKDFTDGKISVVDTYLQHREAQMDNTGMMAQFLSSHDENGFLSNYVDGDKDKLKIAAALQITAKGQPVIYYGEELGRSGANSGDLSKGEFSENRGDMPWDQLGAEQGLHDHYQKLLNIRAKYSQIYSKGIRTKLAGSDELGYLAFDKQYDGANIVTAINTKAEAVSVSLPVPFAAQAVVVDEYSGKTYTVSGDQKVTVELPGRGDGGTVILAVVPKVTPTPAPTPSPTPTPEPAGGSGSNPVIVATAAPAADTQLISGDSLKNGKDGKVTVELASGKQAVLLPLQAAAMLGTNDLVLTMRGLSITLPAQVLRTIQGTLTGADAEGAQILLGAVPLTSNAASALLAGISKDNMSAAAASDLYEFRLEIIRKDGKKIPVTSFAEPVKLAFQLKGNPDKELLGVYYLEDNSSLQYVGGSQQGDVITAGVTHFSKYAALVINKVYSDVPAAYWAESAIKSLSAKQVITGVTASEFKPGNPVTRAEFTSLLMRSLSLQAQGQAALKDVKEEEQSGFTDVRADAWYASYVSAAVRQGIVAGRTRDLFVPDAVISRKEMAVMIIRALEMKQGKKLDPVNGGLRFADASSISSWAAPYVSAAAEQGLLQGRAGNKFAPEAWMTRAEAAQVIYRLLGK
- a CDS encoding substrate-binding domain-containing protein encodes the protein MHNFDERKRGVLSALAEHHLEISKSNILAVPPTLFSSQLPLREKLHKLMDNGQPFPTAFFCGCDYIAISTMRALAELGFSFPEDVSAVGFDNINESLIQTPELTTVHVEKQQMAQWAVDLLTSPFHTSSAVSAKIKIDTLFMERSSCKRLKSP
- a CDS encoding alpha-glycosidase, translated to MLLEAVYHRPRLNWSYAYDHETIHLRLRAKKGDLTEVFAWAGDKYAWDATKELIPMTLFTSDAMFDYWECSSVPPYRRLKYGFLLQKGHERIWMTESEFVTERPANPNRLFEFPYINRGDVFTPPAWVKDAVFYQIFPERFANGDPGRNPADVQPWGGTPTPENFFGGDLQGVIDHLDHLSELGITGIYFTPIFTATTNHKYDTEDYMSVDPHFGDVETLKKLVAACHERGIRVLLDAVFNHSGRTFAPFVDVLEKGEASPFKDWFHVREFPLQVVDNIPTYDAFAFEPLMPKLNTENSAVKEYLLKVAEYWITEVGIDGWRLDVANEVDLEFWRDFRKVVKRANPDAYILGEIWHESSPWLEGDKFDAVMNYPFTDAVLDFFIYGTLDAEGFANAIGKQLSRYPLQASEVAFNLLDSHDTPRLLTLAEGDKNKQKLAALFQFTFMGTPCIYYGDEIGMDGEGDPGCRKCMEWNPENQDLDLFSYYRKLIEIRSSHPALRTGTFTFLEAGPQGSKLAYERRLGDNIILVLVNTEETAQTFSLDVEDRNWENLFTGDTVRAERSKLSIKLPAYGYAVLKALL
- a CDS encoding sugar ABC transporter substrate-binding protein is translated as MELKKLMVLTAAFSMAASITACSSNNNGNNGKNASATTAPADNATATNAANSGNASAAGDIKPEEGASLLVWESKEERPFAEEMAKQFTAKYNVPVKIEEVAPPDQVGKLTQDGPSGLAADVVLIPHDNLGKAVSASLLLPNDIFAEQTKANNTEASIVGSSYDGELYGYPRAAETYALYYNKSLVKEAPKTFDDVITFGKTFTDKAKNKYGIMWEVGNMYFGYPFIATTGGYLFGKDGTDKDDIGLNNEGAIEGLKTYAKLKEILPIKSGDINADIKRSLFSSGDVAMDMTGPWELAAYKQALGDNLGVTPVPTIDGKTAITFSGIKIFGVNAYTQYPNAAKLYAEFASSKESQLELNKLVGSIPTNNEALKDPQITGDPYISVFAEQAKNSQPMPSIPAMGNVWSPVNAALPEIWDNNADPKAAMDKAVQQIKDLNNGATAK